Proteins encoded within one genomic window of Episyrphus balteatus chromosome 1, idEpiBalt1.1, whole genome shotgun sequence:
- the LOC129905188 gene encoding anaphase-promoting complex subunit 5: MNHFEELEALDPRNTTFTTSRIDTPTPHKVAIVLLVHQYLKAKQSASELGLIFPAQSRQRFCMLLLKLIQYPDMMYKDLHNLLTSNRYKIDTVHLEGFEKCMSDLNSLGLEYLFDLFEMQNFDKILSDSIGVSQYGIVGLYIRRVAVILDRMSFPEMLSLYKNICLYYEKGIRMMAIGPRVSNLLGTCTNTTDSQEDDATIEEEDSLPTADNAHHHRNPHSKWSAKQADLFITQQCSLLESNEIRALPPIEMQTKLNEIIQDNPLNSQAFFLTYMNNLRLRDYFSSVDALHRAFDRSPMQMMTNYEHKGFQFFSINLAVMHANFGHREEALESLKECIMLAQENGDKRCLDLANSWYCILNSNKIDPFEKCLPDLQDPCMIQSLSLSIQFVVKVGAQCGYLPLDLFELLQKSDELNCKNSLMDYFSDSLALRSALWNLYGHNEMASMYAQLLLKLKKTWVFGDVGNSESVCMVLCCLALWLNIQGEYALSSVVLHHTKERFPRNPYSNSWMICECYITIHQSILRCKWAEASRACCQLYVFDENAAILQRVSVLIAKRYLTTARTMLDKLLMSRDLDCLTHVRALILLAYSMISQDKVNSEVIGTLNKASTLALQSYLEYEWAITDMMFAQVLLQMQMPQKALQSIKNGMEKIYANGGLYDRAKASFVYMRCLVASALTTDQKKKFLKECRQQIDEAIGYFKKLDAYAKVLDVYSYLAKQYNELGMKPERNRYAALFKQYHMEFNIAEEYLNVFF, translated from the exons ATGAATCATTTTGAAGAACTAGAAGCCTTGGATCCACGTAATACAACATTTACAACATCCCGCATAGACACACCAACTCCACACAAAGTTGCAATTGTTTTGTTAGTTCATCAATATTTAAAG GCAAAACAATCAGCTTCAGAACTTGGTTTAATATTTCCCGCCCAGTCGCGACAACGTTTCTGTATGCTTCTACTCAAACTAATTCAATATCCAGACATGATGTACAAGGACTTGCACAATCTGCTGACTTCGAATCGCTACAAAATCGATACTGTCCATTTGGAAGGATTCGAAAAATGCATGAGTGATTTGAATAGTCTCGGTCTCGagtatttatttgatttattcgaaatgcagaattttgataaaattctatCCGATTCGATTGGTGTTAGCCAATATGGAATAGTTGGACTTTATATTCGGCGTGTGGCTGTTATTCTAGATCGAATGTCATTCCCTGAAATGTTGAGTTTGTACAAGAACATCTGTTTGTATTATGAAAAGG gTATTCGCATGATGGCAATTGGTCCGCGTGTGTCCAATCTCCTTGGTACTTGTACAAACACAACCGACAGCCAAGAAGATGATGCCACGATTGAAGAGGAAGATTCTCTGCCAACGGCCGATAATGCCCATCATCATCGGAATCCCCATAGCAAATGGTCTGCCAAGCAAGCCGATCTCTTTATAACCCAACAATGCAGCTTGCTGGAAAGCAACGAAATACGTGCCCTCCCGCCCATCGAAATGCAAACAAAACTCAATGAAATTATCCAAGACAATCCATTGAATTCGCAAGCATTCTTCCTCACCTACATGAATAACCTTCGATTGCGGGATTACTTCAGTTCAGTCGATGCTCTGCATCGTGCATTCGATCGAAGTCCCATGCAAATGATGACAAACTACGAGCACAAGGGTTTTCAATTCTTCAGTATTAACCTGGCAGTGATGCATGCTAATTTTGGCCATCGTGAGGAGGCGCTGGAATCTCTCAAAGAATGCATAATGCTTGCCCAGGAAAATGGTGATAAACGCTGTCTAGATTTGGCCAACTCTTGGTACTGCATTCTCAACAGCAACAAGATTGATCCGTTTGAGAAGTGCCTTCCCGATCTTCAAGATCCTTGTATGATTCAGAGCCTATCATTGAGCATTCAGTTTGTTGTGAAGGTTGGCGCCCAATGTGGGTATCTGCCATTGGATTTGTTTGAACTTCTCCAGAAGAGTGACGAACTCAATTGCAAGAATTCCCTGATGGACTATTTCTCTGATTCTCTGGCCCTTCGGTCGGCTCTTTGGAATCTTTATGGTCACAATGAAATGGCTTCAATGTATGCCCAACTATTACTCAAGTTGAAAAAGACATGGGTGTTTGGGGATGTTGGGAATAGTGAAAGTGTCTGCATGGTACTCTGCTGTCTAGCTTTGTGGCTTAATATTCAAGGAGAATATGCCTTGTCATCTGTGGTTCTTCATCACACGAAGGAGAGATTCCCTCGAAATCCTTACTCGAATAGCTGGATGATTTGTGAGTGCTATATAACAATCCATCAGTCAATACTTCGTTGCAAATGGGCGGAAGCTTCACGAGCATGCTGCCAGTTGTATGTTTTCGATGAAAATGCAGCTATTCTTCAACGTGTCTCAGTGCTAATTGCTAAGCGGTATCTGACGACAGCTAGGACAATGCTGGACAAACTTCTCATGTCAAGAGATCTCGATTGTTTGACACACGTTCGTGCCTTAATTCTGCTAGCCTATTCGATGATTTCGCAGGACAAAGTCAATTCCGAAGTAATTGGAACCTTAAACAAAGCATCTACATTGGCACTACAATCCTATCTGGAATACGAATGGGCAATAACCGATATGATGTTTGCTCAAGTTcttcttcaaatgcaaatgccTCAGAAAGCTCTACAATCAATTAAAAATGGTATGGAGAAGATCTATGCCAATGGAGGGCTATATGATCGCGCAAAAGCGAGTTTTGTCTATATGAGATGTTTAGTTGCTTCAGCTTTAACAACTGATCAGAAAAAGAAGTTCTTAAAAGAATGCCGACAACAAATCGATGAAGCTATTGGTTATTTTAAGAAACTAGATGCTTATGCTAAAGTACTTGATGTTTATAGTTATTTAGCGAAGCAATACAATGAACTTGGCATGAAGCCGGAGCGGAATAGATATGCGGCCTTATTCAAACAATATCACATGGAATTCAATATTGCCGAAGAgtatttaaatgttttcttttaa